The DNA segment GCCAAGTCCAACCTGAGCAGTCATGACATGGGAGAGCAGCTGTGGCCATGGGAGTCAGCTATGCGAATTCACCTGTTGTCAAACCAGGACTAGTACCCCAAGAAGGTAAAGATCACTCAGTAGTCATGTAGGAACAAGGCACGGAAAGACGGCCAGGTATCTGCCCACATTGTGCGTCTGAGCTGCTGCCAACCCCTATACAGACTCCACAGTggctggggtttttttggtttttggtttttggtttttttgttttgttttgttttgtttttgagacagggtttctctgtgcagttctGACTGCCTtagaactcactccgtagaccaagctggccttgaactcacagatctgcctgctttggttcccaagtgccaggattaatgCCTGGCTAGCATGGGTGTGTATTTTTGAGGTAACCAAGCCAGATAGGTTTCACAACTGTGCAGAGATCTCCAGGAGAGGCAGCCTCTACCATGTCTAGGGACACGGGTAGAGGTATACCGATGGTCCCCTTGGGCACACCCTCTCACCTGGGCAAGGCTGGTCCCGTTCGTGACTGGTGATGGCAGTGGACCTGTGGGGACAGCAAGTTAGCGGCTGCACTGACTGACCCTACCCTCTGCCCCGAAGGCAGCATCCTACCTTCCACGTGATCCTCGGTGGGTACGACCCGCAACCGTTTGAAGTGTTCATCAGTCTCGGGGTCTACAACCAGCaaccgggcctcatcctcctgtGCCTTGATTCTGGCAACAACTTCGGCATGGCGCAGCCCCTCCACATTCTGCCCATTCACCTGCCGCCACCCACACAGGGTCAGAAAGGCCTGAGGGGCCCAGTCGGCCCAATGCCACCCAGCCAGGTGTGCCATCAAATATTCATCGAAGCCACCAGCAGCCAAAGCAGCTAGAAGAGTGCCAGCTCAAGTTCCCTGTGTCTTCCCTCCTCCTGCAGGGACCCAGGGCCATACATGGACACTCAGGGACATACAGATACAAACACAGGGACTCAGGGTACCTCAATGAGCCGGTCTTGGGCCCGGAggccagagagagaagcaggagagcCAGGGTCCACAGAGCGGATGTATTGGCCAGGCCGAGACTTGTCACTGTGCAGGTTGAATCCGTAGCCCTGGGGTCCCCTTCGTAAGTGGCAGAGCCGGGGACGCAGCTCTCTTGGGGGCCCATTGACATCCTGCAGAACCACAGAAAGTGACATCGGGCTCTATCCGCAGCCTCCCAACCCTCATGCTTTAAGGGACCAATCCCCAGATTTCATTGACAACGCTATGTGCCCTGTGACTGAGAGGTTTGGAGGAGTTACCTGTTACACAGCTTTAGCTGTGGGGTTAGGGACACAGCATGTCACCAAGCATGtaaacatctaatgagatagCTGCTGGCAGGACCTATGGAAGAATCCATAGGGGGCACTGTGCACAGCTTGGGGATCTCGAAGGAACCAGAAGGGATAACTGCCCCATCCGAGGCTCAGGAAGCCTACCTTTAGGTTTTGCCTCCCCCTGTCTCCCTTCTGGCCCCCCTTCTCTAGAGCTAGTACCCTGGAGGCCTGAGCAGTCTCGTTTTCTCCTCATGGACTTCAAGAGGCTCCCTGGGTTACCGTGGCAGCTCTTTGCTTTAGAATTCCAGCACTAACTCCTGGAGTCACTGCCCCAACCCCATGGGCCCAGAAAGCACGGGCAGCCAAGTTAGCCTATGATGCTCCCTAACCCACAATATGGAAGGGCTCATGGTACCCACAGGGAATCCCCCGCCACTGCCCCAGGCTGCCCTTCTTTACCTCTGGCATCCTGCAGTAGGTCTCTGGGCCAGGAGGCTACGCAGGAAGGGGCCAGCCTGCTGACCTCCCACCCCAGCCAGGGGCCACGCCAGAGATGCTGCCTCTGAATGGTCAGCAGCTGCCGGTGCCTAGTTACACAGGGCCAGCGGCTGGGGTGGGCAGGCAGGTGGCAGCTCAGGTTTCTGGGTGTGAGTGCAGGTGACAATGTAGTAGCAGGGG comes from the Rattus norvegicus strain BN/NHsdMcwi chromosome 10, GRCr8, whole genome shotgun sequence genome and includes:
- the Nherf2 gene encoding Na(+)/H(+) exchange regulatory cofactor NHE-RF2 isoform X2, whose translation is MAGTTLQDVNGPPRELRPRLCHLRRGPQGYGFNLHSDKSRPGQYIRSVDPGSPASLSGLRAQDRLIEVNGQNVEGLRHAEVVARIKAQEDEARLLVVDPETDEHFKRLRVVPTEDHVEGPLPSPVTNGTSLAQLNGGSVCSSRSDLPGSEKDNEDGSAWKRDPFQESGLHLSPTAAEAKEKARATRVNKRAPQMDWNRKREIFSNF
- the Nherf2 gene encoding Na(+)/H(+) exchange regulatory cofactor NHE-RF2 isoform X1 translates to MARSWITMLPASTSGAPPVNSQLGFVQDVNGPPRELRPRLCHLRRGPQGYGFNLHSDKSRPGQYIRSVDPGSPASLSGLRAQDRLIEVNGQNVEGLRHAEVVARIKAQEDEARLLVVDPETDEHFKRLRVVPTEDHVEGPLPSPVTNGTSLAQLNGGSVCSSRSDLPGSEKDNEDGSAWKRDPFQESGLHLSPTAAEAKEKARATRVNKRAPQMDWNRKREIFSNF
- the Nherf2 gene encoding Na(+)/H(+) exchange regulatory cofactor NHE-RF2 isoform X3 encodes the protein MPEDVNGPPRELRPRLCHLRRGPQGYGFNLHSDKSRPGQYIRSVDPGSPASLSGLRAQDRLIEVNGQNVEGLRHAEVVARIKAQEDEARLLVVDPETDEHFKRLRVVPTEDHVEGPLPSPVTNGTSLAQLNGGSVCSSRSDLPGSEKDNEDGSAWKRDPFQESGLHLSPTAAEAKEKARATRVNKRAPQMDWNRKREIFSNF